One Corythoichthys intestinalis isolate RoL2023-P3 chromosome 9, ASM3026506v1, whole genome shotgun sequence DNA window includes the following coding sequences:
- the LOC130922118 gene encoding GTP-binding protein REM 1-like isoform X3, which produces MSIKIQREVERPPQRRHPPLGQSASYHPGVKPLRYQSQWSSDSDDDSQADSDCVYRVVLLGDQGVGKSSLAGIFAGINEKDEPGEDTYERTLTVDGKEATLVVMDTWTNEKTWLSQKEDGDPHDEACLTWGSAYVIVYAVSDRRSFDTAAELRVTLRRRRQADDVPIILVGNKSDLVRSREVAIEEGRACAMVFDCKFIETSASLQHNVSELFEGVVRQIRLRRGRPSPCRRRESLAQKARRFLDRLVARDNRRVAVKVRSKSCHDLGSL; this is translated from the exons ATGAGCATCAAGATCCAACGAGAA GTGGAGCGTCCACCCCAGCGGAGGCACCCTCCGCTAGGCCAGTCGGCCTCCTACCACCCTGGGGTGAAGCCCCTCCGCTACCAGTCGCAGTGGAGTTCCGACTCGGACGACGACTCTCAGGCCGACTCGGACTGCGTCTACCGGGTGGTGTTGCTAGGCGACCAAGGCGTCGGCAAGAGCAGCCTCGCCGGAATCTTCGCGGGGATCAACGAGAAAGACGAACCTGGAG AAGACACGTATGAAAGAACACTCACAGTCGACGGCAAGGAAGCCACACTAGTCGTCATGGATACGTGGACAAATGAGAAAACG TGGCTCTCTCAGAAGGAAGACGGTGATCCACACGACGAGGCTTGTCTGACGTGGGGCAGCGCGTACGTCATCGTGTACGCGGTCAGCGACCGGCGCAGCTTCGACACGGCTGCCGAGCTTCGCGTCACGCTGAGACGGCGACGGCAGGCCGACGACGTTCCCATCATCCTCGTGGGCAACAAGAGCGACCTCGTGCGCTCCAGGGAGGTCGCCATTGAAG AAGGCCGAGCGTGCGCGATGGTATTCGACTGCAAGTTCATCGAGACGTCGGCGTCCCTGCAGCACAACGTGAGCGAGCTCTTCGAGGGCGTGGTGCGGCAGATCCGCCTACGCCGCGGACGCCCGTCGCCCTGTCGGCGCCGGGAGAGCCTGGCCCAGAAGGCGCGGCGCTTCCTGGACCGCTTGGTGGCGCGCGACAACCGCCGGGTGGCCGTCAAAGTCCGATCCAAGAGCTGCCACGACCTGGGGAGCCTCTGA
- the LOC130922118 gene encoding GTP-binding protein REM 1-like isoform X2 → MSIKIQREKDVLRRRESTPVHPVERPPQRRHPPLGQSASYHPGVKPLRYQSQWSSDSDDDSQADSDCVYRVVLLGDQGVGKSSLAGIFAGINEKDEPGEDTYERTLTVDGKEATLVVMDTWTNEKTKEDGDPHDEACLTWGSAYVIVYAVSDRRSFDTAAELRVTLRRRRQADDVPIILVGNKSDLVRSREVAIEEGRACAMVFDCKFIETSASLQHNVSELFEGVVRQIRLRRGRPSPCRRRESLAQKARRFLDRLVARDNRRVAVKVRSKSCHDLGSL, encoded by the exons ATGAGCATCAAGATCCAACGAGAAAAGGACGTCCTAAGACGACGGGAGAGCACTCCCGTCCACCCCGTGGAGCGTCCACCCCAGCGGAGGCACCCTCCGCTAGGCCAGTCGGCCTCCTACCACCCTGGGGTGAAGCCCCTCCGCTACCAGTCGCAGTGGAGTTCCGACTCGGACGACGACTCTCAGGCCGACTCGGACTGCGTCTACCGGGTGGTGTTGCTAGGCGACCAAGGCGTCGGCAAGAGCAGCCTCGCCGGAATCTTCGCGGGGATCAACGAGAAAGACGAACCTGGAG AAGACACGTATGAAAGAACACTCACAGTCGACGGCAAGGAAGCCACACTAGTCGTCATGGATACGTGGACAAATGAGAAAACG AAGGAAGACGGTGATCCACACGACGAGGCTTGTCTGACGTGGGGCAGCGCGTACGTCATCGTGTACGCGGTCAGCGACCGGCGCAGCTTCGACACGGCTGCCGAGCTTCGCGTCACGCTGAGACGGCGACGGCAGGCCGACGACGTTCCCATCATCCTCGTGGGCAACAAGAGCGACCTCGTGCGCTCCAGGGAGGTCGCCATTGAAG AAGGCCGAGCGTGCGCGATGGTATTCGACTGCAAGTTCATCGAGACGTCGGCGTCCCTGCAGCACAACGTGAGCGAGCTCTTCGAGGGCGTGGTGCGGCAGATCCGCCTACGCCGCGGACGCCCGTCGCCCTGTCGGCGCCGGGAGAGCCTGGCCCAGAAGGCGCGGCGCTTCCTGGACCGCTTGGTGGCGCGCGACAACCGCCGGGTGGCCGTCAAAGTCCGATCCAAGAGCTGCCACGACCTGGGGAGCCTCTGA
- the LOC130922118 gene encoding GTP-binding protein REM 1-like isoform X1, whose product MSIKIQREKDVLRRRESTPVHPVERPPQRRHPPLGQSASYHPGVKPLRYQSQWSSDSDDDSQADSDCVYRVVLLGDQGVGKSSLAGIFAGINEKDEPGEDTYERTLTVDGKEATLVVMDTWTNEKTWLSQKEDGDPHDEACLTWGSAYVIVYAVSDRRSFDTAAELRVTLRRRRQADDVPIILVGNKSDLVRSREVAIEEGRACAMVFDCKFIETSASLQHNVSELFEGVVRQIRLRRGRPSPCRRRESLAQKARRFLDRLVARDNRRVAVKVRSKSCHDLGSL is encoded by the exons ATGAGCATCAAGATCCAACGAGAAAAGGACGTCCTAAGACGACGGGAGAGCACTCCCGTCCACCCCGTGGAGCGTCCACCCCAGCGGAGGCACCCTCCGCTAGGCCAGTCGGCCTCCTACCACCCTGGGGTGAAGCCCCTCCGCTACCAGTCGCAGTGGAGTTCCGACTCGGACGACGACTCTCAGGCCGACTCGGACTGCGTCTACCGGGTGGTGTTGCTAGGCGACCAAGGCGTCGGCAAGAGCAGCCTCGCCGGAATCTTCGCGGGGATCAACGAGAAAGACGAACCTGGAG AAGACACGTATGAAAGAACACTCACAGTCGACGGCAAGGAAGCCACACTAGTCGTCATGGATACGTGGACAAATGAGAAAACG TGGCTCTCTCAGAAGGAAGACGGTGATCCACACGACGAGGCTTGTCTGACGTGGGGCAGCGCGTACGTCATCGTGTACGCGGTCAGCGACCGGCGCAGCTTCGACACGGCTGCCGAGCTTCGCGTCACGCTGAGACGGCGACGGCAGGCCGACGACGTTCCCATCATCCTCGTGGGCAACAAGAGCGACCTCGTGCGCTCCAGGGAGGTCGCCATTGAAG AAGGCCGAGCGTGCGCGATGGTATTCGACTGCAAGTTCATCGAGACGTCGGCGTCCCTGCAGCACAACGTGAGCGAGCTCTTCGAGGGCGTGGTGCGGCAGATCCGCCTACGCCGCGGACGCCCGTCGCCCTGTCGGCGCCGGGAGAGCCTGGCCCAGAAGGCGCGGCGCTTCCTGGACCGCTTGGTGGCGCGCGACAACCGCCGGGTGGCCGTCAAAGTCCGATCCAAGAGCTGCCACGACCTGGGGAGCCTCTGA
- the cept1b gene encoding choline/ethanolaminephosphotransferase 1 — translation MSATGQQHGGVLRSRRGLIREPGPGTGVEASCWLAPGVLRRLVELPSPPLSRHQLKRLEEHRYSSAGCSLLEPLMQRYWEWLVARVPAWIAPNLITIVGLATNIFTTLVLVYYCPTATEQAPLWAYLMCAVGLFVYQSLDAIDGKQARRTNSSSPLGELFDHGCDSLSTVFVVLGTSIAVQLGTNPDWMFFCCFAGMFMFYCAHWQTYVSGTLRFGIIDVTEVQLFIISMYLLAAVGGSAFWQSLIPIVNVQVKMIPAVFTFLGAIFSCTNYFRVIFTGGVGKNGSTIAGTSVLSPVLHIGSVIVLAVMIYKKSAVQLFEKHPCLYILAFGFVSAKITNKLVVAHMTKSEMHLHDLAFLGPGLLFLNQYFNSFIDEYLVLWIALALSLLDLVRYCVSVCNQIAGHLHIFVFKIKPCSLH, via the exons ATGAGTGCGACGGGGCAGCAGCACGGGGGGGTCCTGCGCTCCCGGCGGGGGCTCATCCGGGAACCCGGACCGGGCACCGGCGTGGAGGCGAGCTGCTGGCTGGCGCCCGGAGTGCTGCGTAGGTTGGTCGAGCTGCCGTCTCCCCCCCTCTCCAGGCATCAGCTCAAAAGGCTGGAGGAGCACCG GTACAGCAGTGCCGGATGCTCACTGCTGGAGCCTCTGATGCAGCGTTACTGGGAGTGGCTGGTGGCTCGCGTCCCCGCCTGGATCGCGCCTAACCTCATCACCATCGTCGGCCTGGCCACCAACATCTTCACCAccttggtgttggtctactactGCCCCACCGCCACAGAGCAG GCTCCGCTGTGGGCATACCTGATGTGCGCAGTCGGGCTCTTTGTGTACCAGTCGCTTGACGCCATTGACGGGAAACAGGCCAGGCGCACCAACAGCAGCTCTCCACTAGGGGAGCTATTTGACCATGGTTGCGACTCCCTCTCTACAG TGTTCGTGGTGTTGGGAACGAGCATCGCCGTGCAACTGGGCACCAACCCCGATTGGATGTTCTTCTGTTGCTTCGCCGGCATGTTCATGTTCTACTGCGCCCACTGGCAGACGTACGTGTCGGGAACGCTGCGATTCGGCAT CATCGACGTGACCGAAGTACAGCTTTTCATCATAAGCATGTACCTGCTAGCCGCCGTGGGAGGCTCCGCCTTCTGGCAGTCACTG ATTCCAATTGTGAACGTCCAGGTGAAAATGATTCCTGCCGTTTTCACGTTTCTAGGAGCGATTTTTTCCTGTACCAACTACTTCAGGGTTATTTTCACTGGAGGTGTCGGGAAAAACggctctaccatagcc GGAACCAGCGTGCTGTCTCCCGTGCTGCACATCGGTTCCGTCATCGTTCTGGCCGTGATGATTTACAAGAAGTCAGCCGTTCAGCTTTTCGAGAAACACCCGTGTCTTTACATCCTGGCCTTTGGCTTCGTCTCTGCCAAAATCACCAATAAATTAGTC GTAGCACACATGACAAAAAGCGAGATGCACCTGCACGACTTGGCCTTCCTGGGACCGGGACTCCTCTTCCTCAATCAGTATTTCAATAGTTTTATTGACGAGTACCTGGTGCTGTGGATCGCGCTG GCGCTGTCGTTGTTGGACTTGGTGCGTTACTGCGTGAGCGTCTGCAACCAGATCGCCGGTCACCTTCACATCTTTGTCTTCAAGATCAAGCCTTGCTCGCTGCACTGA